A window from Cyprinus carpio isolate SPL01 chromosome A11, ASM1834038v1, whole genome shotgun sequence encodes these proteins:
- the LOC109072096 gene encoding adenosine receptor A1, translated as MPGVLGLYIGMEVLIALSSVIGNVMVVWAVRINRSLRDTTIYFIVSLALADIAVGALVIPLAITISIGLKTHFYSCLLVACTVLVLTQSSILALLAIAIDRYLRVKIPMRYKRVVTPKRAGIAVIVCWMVAIVVGLTPMLGWNNLEKLRQTNGTVGADLLVTCEFENVISMEYMVYFNFFGWVLPPLILMLLIYAEIFYMIHKQLNKKVTTNQTDPTRYYGKELKLAKSLALVLFLFAVSWLPLHILNCITLFFPNCKYSMTILYVAILLSHGNSVVNPIVYAFRIKKFQNAFVKIWKQYVCCTENPRVRDRPSFRIDSKERRLGGNDI; from the exons ATGCCTGGTGTCCTGGGTCTGTACATTGGGATGGAGGTGCTGATTGCCCTTTCCTCGGTCATTGGGAATGTGATGGTGGTCTGGGCTGTGAGAATCAACCGATCTCTACGGGACACGACCATTTATTTCATCGTCAGCCTGGCTCTAGCAGACATTGCGGTCGGGGCACTTGTCATTCCTCTGGCTATAACCATAAGCATCGGACTAAAGACTCATTTTTACAGCTGTCTGCTCGTTGCATGTACTGTACTGGTACTAACGCAAAGTTCAATACTCGCCCTCCTGGCTATTGCTATTGACCGCTATCTGAGGGTCAAGATACCAATGAG ataTAAAAGAGTGGTGACTCCAAAGCGTGCAGGCATTGCAGTGATTGTGTGCTGGATGGTGGCCATCGTAGTCGGCCTGACGCCCATGTTGGGCTGGAACAATCTGGAGAAGCTACGACAGACCAATGGCACCGTGGGTGCTGACCTTCTTGTAACCTGTGAGTTCGAGAACGTCATCAGCATGGAGTACATGGTCTACTTCAACTTCTTCGGATGGGTCCTGCCACCTCTCATCCTCATGTTGCTCATCTATGCTGAGATCTTCTACATGATCCACAAGCAGCTCAACAAGAAGGTCACCACCAACCAGACCGACCCCACTCGATATTACGGGAAAGAACTCAAGCTGGCGAAATCTCTCGCGCTGGTGCTTTTCTTGTTCGCAGTCAGTTGGTTGCCGTTGCATATCCTGAATTGCATCACTCTCTTCTTCCCTAATTGTAAATATTCAATGACAATTCTTTACGTGGCAATCTTGCTCAGTCATGGCAACTCCGTTGTCAATCCCATTGTTTATGCATTCCGCATTAAGAAATTTCAGAATGCCTTCGTTAAGATCTGGAAACAGTATGTGTGTTGCACGGAGAATCCACGTGTGCGTGATCGGCCCAGCTTTCGCATAGATAGCAAAGAGAGAAGACTGGGGGGCAATGACATCTGA